The Streptomyces europaeiscabiei genome window below encodes:
- a CDS encoding MDR family MFS transporter, whose product MDAETKNEVSGGAEKDGPQPRSVRVVLLALMIAMLLAMLDNMIIGTAMPTIVGELGGLEHLSWVVTAYTLATAASTPIWGKLGDLYGRKRVFMTSIVIFLIGSALSGMAQDMGQLIAFRAVQGLGAGGLMVGVMAIIGDLIPPRERGKYQGMMAGVMALAMIAGPLVGGSITDHWGWRWSFYINLPLGVVALVAVSAVLHLPKPSRDGRSARNIDYLGAALLTVGITAIVLVTTWGGTEYAWGSAVIMELIALGVASLVGFLFVQKRVAEPVIPLHIFRSRNFTLMSLIGFFTGFVMFGAVLFLPLYQQSVQGASATNSGLLLLPMLGAMLAVSMVAGRVTTGSGRYKVFPIVGSVLMIVGLFLLAQMDTGTSRVTSGVFMAVLGAGMGCLMQITMLVAQNSVEMKDMGVASSTTTLARTLGSSFGVAIMGALFNSRVQDVMAERAGALGSKVTEQSAQLDAASLAKLPEAAREAYQYAVASGTHSAFLLGAVVSVVALVAAVFVKEVPLRGAGGPSAEGSAGEAAVRETAAI is encoded by the coding sequence ATGGATGCGGAGACGAAGAACGAAGTGAGCGGTGGGGCCGAGAAGGACGGGCCCCAGCCGCGCAGTGTGCGGGTGGTGCTGCTCGCGCTCATGATCGCCATGCTGCTGGCGATGCTCGACAACATGATCATCGGCACCGCGATGCCTACGATCGTGGGCGAGCTGGGAGGTCTGGAACACCTCTCCTGGGTCGTGACCGCGTACACGCTCGCGACCGCCGCCTCCACCCCGATCTGGGGCAAGCTCGGCGACCTCTACGGTCGCAAGCGGGTCTTCATGACCTCGATCGTGATCTTCCTGATCGGGTCCGCGCTGAGCGGGATGGCCCAGGACATGGGCCAGCTGATCGCGTTCCGCGCGGTGCAGGGACTCGGCGCCGGCGGGCTGATGGTCGGCGTCATGGCGATCATCGGCGACCTGATACCGCCGCGGGAGCGGGGCAAGTACCAGGGGATGATGGCCGGTGTCATGGCCCTCGCCATGATCGCCGGGCCGCTGGTGGGCGGGTCCATCACCGACCACTGGGGCTGGCGCTGGTCCTTCTACATCAACCTGCCGCTCGGGGTCGTGGCGCTGGTCGCTGTGAGCGCCGTACTGCATCTGCCGAAGCCGTCGCGGGACGGGCGGTCGGCACGGAACATCGACTACCTGGGCGCGGCCCTGCTGACCGTCGGCATCACGGCGATCGTGCTGGTCACTACGTGGGGCGGGACCGAGTACGCCTGGGGGTCGGCCGTCATCATGGAGCTGATCGCGCTCGGGGTGGCCTCGCTGGTCGGGTTCCTGTTCGTGCAGAAGCGGGTGGCGGAGCCGGTGATACCGCTGCACATCTTCCGCAGCCGGAACTTCACGCTGATGTCCCTGATCGGGTTCTTCACCGGCTTCGTGATGTTCGGCGCGGTGCTGTTCCTGCCGCTGTACCAGCAGTCCGTGCAGGGCGCGTCCGCGACCAACTCCGGGCTGTTGCTGCTGCCGATGCTGGGGGCGATGCTCGCGGTGTCGATGGTGGCCGGGCGGGTGACCACGGGCAGCGGCCGTTACAAGGTCTTCCCGATCGTCGGGAGCGTCCTGATGATCGTGGGGCTGTTCCTGCTGGCGCAGATGGACACCGGTACGAGCCGGGTGACGTCCGGGGTGTTCATGGCCGTGCTGGGTGCCGGTATGGGGTGTCTGATGCAGATCACCATGCTGGTCGCGCAGAACAGCGTCGAGATGAAGGACATGGGGGTCGCCTCCTCGACCACCACGCTGGCCCGGACGCTCGGGTCGTCCTTCGGCGTCGCCATCATGGGGGCGCTCTTCAACAGCCGCGTGCAGGATGTGATGGCCGAGCGGGCCGGGGCGCTGGGTTCCAAGGTGACCGAGCAGTCGGCGCAGCTCGACGCGGCGAGCCTGGCGAAGTTGCCGGAGGCCGCTCGGGAGGCGTACCAGTACGCGGTCGCGTCGGGGACGCACTCGGCGTTTCTGCTGGGGGCGGTTGTGTCCGTGGTGGCGCTGGTGGCTGCTGTGTTCGTGAAGGAGGTGCCGTTGCGGGGGGCCGGGGGGCCTTCTGCGGAGGGCTCCGCCGGTGAGGCCGCGGTTCGGGAGACGGCGGCGATCTGA
- a CDS encoding ATP-dependent Clp protease ATP-binding subunit: protein MFERFTDRARRVVVLAQEEARMLNHNYIGTEHILLGLIHEGEGVAAKALESLGISLEAVRQQVEEIIGQGQQAPSGHIPFTPRAKKVLELSLREALQLGHNYIGTEHILLGLIREGEGVAAQVLVKLGADLNRVRQQVIQLLSGYQGKETATAGGPAEGTPSTSLVLDQFGRNLTQAARESKLDPVIGREKEIERVMQVLSRRTKNNPVLIGEPGVGKTAVVEGLAQAIVKGEVPETLKDKHLYTLDLGALVAGSRYRGDFEERLKKVLKEIRTRGDIILFIDELHTLVGAGAAEGAIDAASILKPMLARGELQTIGATTLDEYRKHLEKDAALERRFQPIQVAEPSLPHTIEILKGLRDRYEAHHRVSITDEALVQAATLADRYISDRFLPDKAIDLIDEAGSRMRIRRMTAPPDLREFDEKIAGVRRDKESAIDSQDFEKAASLRDKEKQLLAAKAKREKEWKAGDMDVVAEVDGELIAEVLATATGIPVFKLTEEESSRLLRMEDELHKRVIGQIDAVKALSKAIRRTRAGLKDPKRPGGSFIFAGPSGVGKTELSKALAEFLFGDEDALISLDMSEFSEKHTVSRLFGSPPGYVGYEEGGQLTEKVRRKPFSVVLFDEVEKAHPDIFNSLLQILEDGRLTDSQGRVVDFKNTVIIMTTNLGTRDISKGFNLGFAASGDKKTNYERMKNKVSDELKQHFRPEFLNRVDDVVVFPQLTQADILQIVDLMIGKVDERLKDRDMGLELSQSAKELLSKKGYDPVLGARPLRRTIQREVEDTLSEKILFGELRPGHIVVVDTEGEGDAATFTFRGEEKSALPDVPPIEQAAGGAGPNLSKDA, encoded by the coding sequence ATGTTCGAGAGGTTCACCGACCGCGCGCGGCGGGTTGTCGTCCTGGCTCAGGAAGAAGCCCGGATGCTCAACCACAACTACATCGGCACCGAGCACATCCTCCTGGGCCTGATCCACGAGGGTGAGGGTGTCGCCGCTAAGGCCCTGGAGAGCCTCGGGATTTCGCTCGAGGCGGTCCGCCAGCAGGTGGAGGAGATCATCGGGCAGGGGCAGCAGGCCCCGTCCGGGCACATCCCCTTCACCCCCCGTGCCAAGAAGGTCCTGGAGCTCTCGCTCCGCGAGGCCCTTCAGCTGGGCCACAACTACATCGGCACGGAGCACATCCTGCTCGGCCTGATCCGTGAGGGCGAGGGCGTCGCCGCCCAGGTCCTGGTCAAGCTGGGCGCAGATCTCAACCGGGTGCGGCAGCAGGTCATCCAGCTGCTCTCCGGTTACCAGGGCAAGGAGACCGCCACCGCCGGCGGCCCCGCCGAGGGCACCCCCTCGACGTCCCTGGTCCTCGACCAGTTCGGCCGGAACCTCACCCAGGCCGCTCGTGAGTCCAAGCTCGACCCGGTCATCGGGCGCGAGAAGGAGATCGAGCGGGTCATGCAGGTGCTGTCCCGCCGCACGAAGAACAACCCGGTCCTGATCGGTGAGCCCGGCGTCGGCAAGACCGCCGTCGTCGAGGGCCTCGCCCAGGCCATCGTCAAGGGCGAGGTGCCCGAGACCCTCAAGGACAAGCACCTCTACACCCTCGACCTCGGCGCACTGGTCGCCGGCTCCCGCTACCGCGGTGACTTCGAGGAGCGCCTGAAGAAGGTCCTCAAGGAGATCCGCACCCGCGGCGACATCATCCTGTTCATCGACGAGCTGCACACGCTGGTCGGTGCGGGTGCCGCCGAGGGCGCCATCGACGCCGCGAGCATCCTGAAGCCGATGCTGGCCCGTGGTGAGCTGCAGACCATCGGTGCCACCACGCTCGACGAGTACCGCAAGCACCTGGAGAAGGACGCCGCGCTGGAGCGCCGCTTCCAGCCCATCCAGGTCGCGGAGCCGTCGCTGCCGCACACCATCGAGATCCTCAAGGGCCTGCGGGACCGCTACGAGGCGCACCACCGCGTGTCCATCACGGACGAGGCCCTGGTGCAGGCGGCGACGCTCGCCGACCGGTACATCTCGGACCGCTTCCTGCCGGACAAGGCGATCGACCTGATCGACGAGGCCGGTTCCCGGATGCGCATCCGCCGGATGACCGCGCCGCCGGACCTCCGCGAGTTCGACGAGAAGATCGCCGGTGTCCGCCGGGACAAGGAGTCCGCGATCGACTCGCAGGACTTCGAGAAGGCCGCCTCCCTCCGCGACAAGGAGAAGCAGCTCCTGGCCGCCAAGGCCAAGCGGGAGAAGGAGTGGAAGGCCGGCGACATGGACGTCGTCGCCGAGGTCGACGGCGAGCTGATCGCCGAGGTCCTCGCGACCGCCACCGGCATCCCGGTCTTCAAGCTGACCGAGGAGGAGTCCTCGCGTCTGCTGCGCATGGAGGACGAGCTCCACAAGCGGGTCATCGGCCAGATCGACGCCGTCAAGGCGCTGTCGAAGGCGATCCGTCGTACGCGCGCCGGTCTGAAGGACCCGAAGCGTCCCGGTGGTTCGTTCATCTTCGCCGGCCCGTCCGGTGTCGGTAAGACCGAGCTGTCCAAGGCGCTCGCCGAGTTCCTCTTCGGTGACGAGGACGCGCTGATCTCCCTCGACATGTCGGAGTTCAGCGAGAAGCACACGGTCTCGCGTCTCTTCGGTTCCCCGCCCGGATACGTGGGCTACGAGGAGGGCGGCCAGCTGACCGAGAAGGTCCGCCGCAAGCCGTTCTCCGTCGTCCTCTTCGACGAGGTCGAGAAGGCCCACCCGGACATCTTCAACTCGCTGCTGCAGATCCTGGAGGACGGTCGCCTGACCGACTCCCAGGGCCGGGTCGTGGACTTCAAGAACACGGTCATCATCATGACGACCAACCTCGGCACCCGGGACATCTCCAAGGGCTTCAACCTGGGCTTCGCGGCCTCGGGCGACAAGAAGACCAACTACGAGCGCATGAAGAACAAGGTCTCGGACGAGCTCAAGCAGCACTTCCGCCCCGAGTTCCTCAACCGTGTCGACGACGTCGTCGTCTTCCCGCAGCTCACGCAGGCGGACATCCTGCAGATCGTCGACCTGATGATCGGCAAGGTCGACGAGCGCCTCAAGGACCGGGACATGGGCCTCGAGCTCTCCCAGTCCGCCAAGGAGCTGCTGTCCAAGAAGGGTTACGACCCCGTGCTGGGCGCCCGGCCGCTGCGCCGGACCATCCAGCGCGAGGTCGAGGACACCCTCTCCGAGAAGATCCTCTTCGGCGAGCTGCGCCCCGGCCACATCGTGGTCGTGGACACCGAGGGCGAGGGCGACGCGGCCACCTTCACCTTCCGGGGTGAGGAGAAGTCGGCGCTGCCGGACGTCCCGCCGATCGAGCAGGCGGCCGGCGGTGCGGGGCCGAACCTCAGCAAGGACGCGTAA
- a CDS encoding amino-acid N-acetyltransferase — protein MPATRPGVTAKAITVRRARTSDVPHVRHLLDSFVQRRILLDKATVTLYEDIQEFWVAERDDNAEVVGCGALHVMWEDLAEVRTLAVNPDAKGLGVGHQLLEKLLHTARWLGVRRVFCLTFEVEFFAKHGFVEIGETPVDTDVYAELLRSYDEGVAEFLGLERVKPNTLGNSRMLLHL, from the coding sequence ATGCCAGCAACGCGTCCAGGAGTCACCGCAAAAGCCATCACCGTCAGGCGGGCCCGGACCAGCGATGTCCCGCACGTGCGCCACCTCCTCGACTCGTTCGTCCAGCGCCGCATCCTGCTCGACAAAGCGACGGTCACGCTTTACGAGGACATCCAGGAGTTCTGGGTCGCGGAACGGGACGACAACGCCGAGGTCGTGGGCTGCGGCGCGCTGCACGTGATGTGGGAAGACCTCGCGGAAGTCCGCACTCTCGCGGTGAACCCGGACGCCAAGGGTCTCGGTGTCGGTCACCAGTTGCTGGAGAAGTTGCTCCACACCGCTCGCTGGCTGGGTGTTCGCCGGGTTTTCTGTCTGACCTTCGAAGTCGAGTTCTTCGCGAAGCACGGCTTCGTGGAGATCGGGGAGACTCCGGTCGACACCGATGTCTACGCGGAGCTGCTGCGTTCCTATGACGAGGGCGTCGCTGAGTTCCTCGGTCTCGAACGGGTGAAACCGAACACCTTGGGCAACAGCCGGATGCTTCTGCATCTGTGA
- a CDS encoding histone-like nucleoid-structuring protein Lsr2 has product MAQKVQVLLVDDLDGGEADETVTFALDGKTYEIDLTTANADKLRGLLDAYVKGGRRTGGRASGGRGKARAAAGGSQDTAAIRAWAKENGYEVNDRGRVPASIREAYEKANG; this is encoded by the coding sequence GTGGCACAGAAGGTTCAGGTCCTTCTTGTCGACGACCTCGACGGCGGCGAGGCGGACGAGACCGTGACGTTCGCGCTGGACGGCAAGACGTACGAGATCGACCTCACGACCGCCAACGCGGACAAGCTTCGCGGCCTTCTCGACGCCTACGTCAAGGGTGGCCGACGTACCGGAGGCCGTGCTTCGGGCGGGCGTGGCAAGGCCCGTGCCGCCGCCGGCGGCAGCCAGGACACCGCGGCCATCCGCGCCTGGGCGAAGGAGAACGGCTACGAGGTCAACGACCGCGGCCGCGTCCCCGCCTCCATCCGCGAGGCCTACGAGAAGGCCAACGGCTGA
- a CDS encoding TetR/AcrR family transcriptional regulator, protein MSDTTQDATDATTKRQRRGNTRQRIQDVALELFAEQGYEKTSLREIAERLDVTKAALYYHFKTKEDILIGLFQDLQRPIDELIEWAGTQPRTLDTKQEILRRYSVALADVAPLFRFMQENQATVRELSVGESFKDRMIRLVDTIKEPDAALTDQVRCTSALFTMHAGMFALRDVEGDPEEKRQAVLEVAIDLVTQAHAGTQSP, encoded by the coding sequence ATGAGCGACACGACGCAGGACGCGACGGACGCGACGACGAAGCGGCAGCGTCGCGGCAACACCCGTCAGCGCATCCAGGACGTCGCCCTCGAACTCTTCGCCGAACAGGGGTACGAGAAGACCTCACTGCGGGAGATCGCCGAACGCCTCGATGTGACGAAGGCGGCGCTGTACTACCACTTCAAGACCAAGGAAGACATCCTCATCGGCCTCTTCCAGGATCTGCAGCGCCCGATCGACGAGCTGATCGAATGGGCCGGCACCCAGCCGCGCACCCTCGACACCAAACAGGAGATCCTGCGTCGCTACAGCGTGGCCCTGGCCGACGTGGCCCCCTTGTTCCGCTTCATGCAGGAGAACCAGGCGACGGTACGCGAGCTGAGCGTCGGCGAGTCGTTCAAGGACCGCATGATCCGCCTGGTCGACACCATCAAGGAACCCGACGCCGCCCTGACCGACCAGGTCCGCTGCACGAGCGCCCTGTTCACCATGCACGCCGGCATGTTCGCCCTCCGGGACGTCGAAGGCGACCCCGAGGAGAAGCGCCAGGCGGTCCTGGAGGTCGCGATCGATCTGGTGACACAGGCACACGCCGGCACCCAGAGCCCCTGA
- the cseC gene encoding two-component system sensor histidine kinase CseC yields the protein MDMRRTRGGRERGPGAAPSRTGAGLASGIRTGLRWQLSAAIALVGALVAVALSLVVHNAARVSMLDNSRDLADERIQVAQRMYESGRPLKSGAFGVKIDDPDIPKDLLARVGEGRRATYVSEGENGVPDIWAAVPLKDKRVLSLHTDFTDHSSAVMRDLDQALLIGSIAVVFGGSALGVLIGGQMSRRLRKAAAAAHQVAKGESDVRVQDAIGGVVRDETAELARAVDAMADTLRQRIEAERRVTADIAHELRTPVTGLLTAAELLPPGRPSELVRDRAQAMRTLVEDVLEVARLDGASERAELQDIMLGEFVARRVAAKDAGVRVQVVHESEVTTDPRRLERVLLNLLANAAKHGKPPIEVSVEGRVIRVRDHGPGFPEDLLADGPRRFRTGASDRAGQGHGLGLTIAAGQARVLGARLTFRNVRPPGAPDDVPSEGAVAVLWLPEHAPTSTGSYPMLPM from the coding sequence ACACGAGGGGGGCGGGAGCGGGGACCGGGCGCCGCCCCGAGCCGGACCGGCGCGGGGCTCGCCTCGGGCATCCGTACCGGCCTGCGGTGGCAGTTGAGCGCCGCGATCGCGCTGGTCGGCGCGCTGGTGGCGGTCGCGCTGAGCCTGGTCGTGCACAACGCGGCGCGGGTGTCGATGCTCGACAACTCACGCGACCTCGCCGACGAGCGCATCCAGGTCGCCCAGCGCATGTACGAGTCGGGCCGCCCGCTGAAGTCCGGCGCCTTCGGGGTGAAAATCGACGACCCCGACATCCCGAAGGACCTGCTGGCCAGGGTCGGGGAGGGCCGCCGGGCCACGTACGTCTCCGAGGGCGAGAACGGGGTGCCCGACATCTGGGCGGCGGTCCCGCTGAAGGACAAGCGCGTCCTCTCCCTGCACACCGACTTCACCGACCACAGCTCCGCGGTGATGCGTGACCTCGACCAGGCCCTGCTCATCGGCTCGATCGCGGTCGTCTTCGGCGGCTCGGCCCTCGGTGTGCTCATCGGCGGCCAGATGTCCCGCCGGCTGCGCAAGGCGGCGGCCGCCGCGCACCAGGTGGCCAAGGGCGAGTCCGACGTACGGGTGCAGGACGCGATCGGCGGTGTCGTACGCGACGAGACCGCGGAGCTGGCGCGGGCCGTGGACGCCATGGCCGACACCCTGCGGCAGCGCATCGAGGCGGAGCGCCGGGTGACGGCGGACATCGCCCACGAGCTGCGTACACCGGTGACCGGCCTGCTCACGGCCGCGGAACTGCTGCCGCCGGGCCGCCCCTCCGAGCTGGTCCGCGACCGGGCCCAGGCGATGCGCACGCTCGTCGAGGACGTCCTGGAGGTGGCCCGCCTCGACGGGGCCTCCGAGCGGGCCGAGCTGCAGGACATCATGCTGGGCGAGTTCGTGGCCCGGCGGGTGGCGGCGAAGGACGCGGGGGTGCGGGTACAGGTCGTGCACGAGTCGGAGGTGACGACGGACCCCCGCCGCCTCGAACGCGTCCTGCTGAATCTGCTGGCCAACGCGGCGAAGCACGGCAAGCCGCCGATCGAGGTCTCCGTCGAGGGCCGCGTCATCCGTGTGCGCGACCATGGGCCCGGCTTCCCCGAGGACCTGCTCGCCGACGGCCCCCGCCGCTTCCGCACCGGCGCCTCCGACCGCGCCGGCCAGGGGCACGGCCTCGGCCTCACCATCGCCGCGGGTCAGGCGCGCGTGCTGGGCGCCCGCCTCACCTTCCGCAACGTCCGCCCGCCCGGCGCCCCGGACGACGTACCGTCCGAGGGCGCGGTCGCGGTGCTGTGGCTCCCGGAACACGCCCCGACGAGCACGGGCAGCTATCCGATGCTGCCGATGTGA
- a CDS encoding SCO3374 family protein → MAIVPLPRRPLDPSDDPGTVERDVPGDIACDAVRQWYENDLGWATVPGTPVHLLTGLRFDVLDVPAEAGVAALRHLGPVPGPGSPVALRGGRMLLLVAAGCAEELPGLLEWLDWGGLDLDLTAVGTGGHMVAPTPPGGAGRLAGGRGEAGSQGAADWLRPPEPGCEVEPSLPSMSALGGGGVAPDLVRVVDTVATHCHRVRLRRASTGPSESQPLAFS, encoded by the coding sequence ATGGCCATCGTCCCCCTTCCCCGCCGACCGCTCGACCCGAGCGACGACCCGGGCACCGTCGAGCGCGATGTTCCGGGCGACATCGCGTGCGACGCGGTGCGGCAGTGGTACGAGAACGATCTCGGCTGGGCGACCGTGCCCGGGACGCCCGTACATCTCCTTACGGGCCTGCGCTTCGATGTGCTCGACGTACCGGCGGAAGCGGGGGTCGCGGCGCTCAGGCATCTGGGTCCGGTGCCCGGTCCCGGTTCGCCGGTGGCGCTGCGCGGCGGGCGGATGCTGCTGCTGGTCGCGGCGGGCTGCGCGGAGGAGTTGCCGGGTCTGCTGGAGTGGCTGGACTGGGGCGGCCTCGACCTGGACCTCACTGCCGTCGGAACGGGCGGTCACATGGTGGCGCCGACGCCTCCGGGCGGGGCCGGAAGGCTCGCGGGCGGGCGTGGGGAGGCCGGTTCACAGGGGGCCGCCGACTGGCTGCGGCCCCCCGAGCCGGGGTGCGAGGTGGAACCCTCGCTGCCGAGCATGTCGGCGTTGGGAGGCGGTGGGGTCGCCCCCGACCTCGTGCGAGTGGTGGACACGGTGGCGACGCACTGCCACCGCGTCCGGCTGCGGCGCGCGAGCACCGGGCCGTCGGAATCTCAGCCGTTGGCCTTCTCGTAG
- a CDS encoding M23 family metallopeptidase, protein MSQRVRTSRTRTSQLRVRAAVMAVGMGVSGVLGAGVAAAAGGAQASGAVQAASTGTVQAAAAKKATSWVSPVKGYKLSARFAQAGNMWSAKHSGQDFAVKSGTTVVAAHGGTVVKAGGNGAGDGPAYGNAVVIKHGNGTFSQYAHLSKVGVKVGQVVKTGQRIAFSGNTGNSSGPHLHFEIRTTAGYGSAVDPVAFLRTKGITI, encoded by the coding sequence ATGTCGCAGCGTGTTCGCACTTCCCGCACCCGTACGTCCCAGCTCCGTGTCCGCGCCGCCGTGATGGCCGTCGGGATGGGGGTCTCGGGTGTGCTGGGGGCCGGGGTCGCGGCCGCCGCCGGTGGGGCTCAGGCCTCGGGTGCCGTGCAGGCCGCGAGCACCGGCACCGTCCAGGCCGCCGCCGCCAAGAAGGCCACCTCCTGGGTCAGCCCGGTGAAGGGCTACAAGCTGAGCGCGCGGTTCGCGCAGGCCGGCAACATGTGGTCCGCCAAGCACAGCGGGCAGGACTTCGCCGTCAAGAGCGGTACGACGGTCGTCGCCGCGCACGGCGGCACCGTCGTGAAGGCCGGCGGCAACGGCGCCGGTGACGGCCCCGCGTACGGCAACGCGGTCGTCATCAAGCACGGAAACGGCACGTTCTCGCAGTACGCCCATCTCTCGAAGGTCGGCGTGAAGGTCGGGCAGGTCGTCAAGACGGGCCAGCGCATAGCCTTCTCCGGCAACACCGGTAACTCCAGCGGGCCCCACCTGCACTTCGAGATCCGTACGACCGCCGGCTACGGCTCCGCCGTCGACCCGGTCGCCTTCCTGCGCACCAAGGGCATCACCATCTGA